One segment of Buteo buteo chromosome 6, bButBut1.hap1.1, whole genome shotgun sequence DNA contains the following:
- the SOCS4 gene encoding suppressor of cytokine signaling 4, with amino-acid sequence MAENKDSNIKNADVRPKSSRSRSADRKDGYVWSGKKLSWSKKSEHCSDAETASAAGRSGTNLRSQERKYSCSSIELDLDHSCGHRFLGRSLKQKLQDAVGQCFPIKNCSSRHTSGLPSKRKIHISELMLDKCPFPPRSELAFRWHLIKRHTAPISPKAEDWIIADLSQHEEREDQLRDDEIANGGADSPSQSCDFTDSGSSRGDLRSELVTGKVVRSSKDESDMDSDDEVITLCTSSRKRNKPKWEMDDELLRMETPPKYHTQIDYVHCLVPDLLQINNNPCYWGVMDKYAAEALLEGKPEGTFLLRDSAQEDYLFSVSFRRYSRSLHARIEQWNHNFSFDAHDPCVFHSPDITGLLEHYKDPSSCMFFEPLLSTPLNRTFPFSLQHICRTVICNCTTYDGIDALPIPPSVKLYLKEYHYKSKVRVLRIDVPEQQS; translated from the coding sequence atggcagaaaataaGGACAGTAATATTAAAAACGCAGATGTGAGACCCAAAAGCAGCCGGAGCAGAAGTGCAGACAGAAAGGATGGATACGTCTGGAGTGGAAAGAAGCTCTCCTGGTCAAAAAAGAGTGAGCATTGTTCTGACGCTGAAACAGCAAGTGCTGCAGGAAGATCAGGGACTAATTTAAGGAGCCAAGAGAGGAAGTATAGTTGTTCGTCTATCGAGCTGGATCTAGACCATTCGTGCGGTCACAGGTTTTTAGGTCGCTCTCTCAAACAGAAGCTGCAAGATGCTGTGGGTCAGTGCTTTCCCATAAAGAATTGTAGCAGCCGGCACACCTCAGGACTgccatcaaaaagaaaaattcatatCAGTGAGTTAATGCTAGATAAGTGTCCTTTCCCTCCACGCTCGGAGCTAGCTTTTCGGTGGCACTTGATCAAAAGACATACAGCCCCTATAAGCCCAAAAGCGGAGGACTGGATAATTGCTGACTTATCCCAGCATGAGGAAAGGGAGGATCAGCTGCGAGACGATGAGATTGCCAATGGGGGAGCGGActctccctcccagtcctgcgACTTCACTGACAGCGGTTCCTCTAGGGGTGATTTGAGGTCTGAGTTGGTTACAGGTAAGGTGGTAAGGAGCAGTAAAGATGAGAGCGATATGGACTCTGACGATGAAGTTATAACACTGTGCACAAGttctagaaaaagaaacaagcccAAATGGGAAATGGATGATGAGCTGCTACGGATGGAAACACCTCCAAAATACCATACGCAGATTGATTATGTCCACTGCCTAGTCCCAGACCTCCTCCAGATCAATAACAATCCCTGCTACTGGGGAGTCATGGATAAATATGCAGCTGAGGCGCTGCTAGAAGGAAAGCCAGAGGGAACATTTTTGTTACGAGATTCTGCCCAAGAAGactatttgttttctgtgagctTCAGGCGCTACAGTCGTTCCCTCCACGCGCGGATAGAGCAGTGGAATCACAACTTCAGCTTTGATGCCCATGATCCTTGTGTCTTCCATTCTCCAGACATCACGGGACTCCTAGAGCACTACAAAGATCCAAGTTCCTGTATGTTCTTTGAACCACTTTTATCCACTCCGCTAAACaggacttttcctttttctcttcaacaTATATGTAGAACAGTTATTTGTAACTGTACAACTTATGATGGTATTGATGCACTTCCCATTCCTCCATCGGTGAAGCTGTATCTGAAGGAATATCATTATAAGTCAAAAGTTAGAGTACTCAGGATTGATGTACCAGAGCAGCAaagctag